A window from Branchiostoma lanceolatum isolate klBraLanc5 chromosome 9, klBraLanc5.hap2, whole genome shotgun sequence encodes these proteins:
- the LOC136441302 gene encoding 8-oxo-dGDP phosphatase NUDT18-like, which translates to MSEAEADLLKILSGETPGPFVCDVDPIGADSDKEHVIAKKTAGWIVCSVLLNDQGQVLMMQEAKRSCRGTWYLPAGRVEPNETFQEGVCREVEEETGLTFEPSTLLMVDVNGGHWARMTFTGTVTGGQLKTPAEADGESLQARWCSVQDVKTENDMPIRAKDIFPIIDLAVQHQSTPESQKPPCVLPVLQPHKFVSLRLVLLKECSEGNVPELLVRTTPSPHLPTTRMLLKDWSIVLPLLRLLRTAMVLTGEALSGKLPITPVGVLGVEHVGKPHGLADGICLTLLYTLAIGEDTPPETTHEYSWCPVTNEELRARLIDTCVNSKCIKFKVH; encoded by the exons ATGTCTGAGGCTGAGGCTGACCTGCTGAAGATCCTGAGTGGGGAGACACCGGGCCCGTTTGTGTGTGATGTGGACCCCATAGGGGCTGACTCAG ACAAAGAACATGTGATAGCGAAGAAGACCGCTGGGTGGATCGTGTGCAGTGTGCTGCTGAATGACCAGGGACAGGTGCTGATGATGCAGGAGGCCAAGAGGTCATGTCGGGGCACCTGGTACCTCCCAGCTGGCAGGGTAGAACCCAATGAGACCTTCCAG GAAGGTGTTTGTCGAGAGGTTGAGGAGGAGACAGGTCTGACCTTTGAACCTTCAACCCTCCTCATGGTGGACGTCAATGGGGGTCACTGGGCCAGAATGACCTTCACTGGGACTGTCACAGGTGGACAGCTGAAGACCCCTGCTGAGGCAGATGGGGAATCCCTGCAGGCTCGTTGGTGCAGCGTACAGGACGTCAAGACAGAAAACGACATGCCtatcag AGCCAAGGACATCTTCCCCATCATTGACCTGGCTGTACAGCACCAGTCCACTCCAGAGTCCCAGAAACCCCCATGTGTGCTCCCAGTCTTACAACCGCACAAGTTTGTGAGTCTCAGGCTTGTTCTACTCAAGGAGTGCTCTGAAGG CAATGTTCCGGAGTTACTGGTGAGAACCACGCCCTCCCCCCACCTCCCCACTACACGGATGTTACTCAAGGACTGGTCCATAGTTCTACCTCTACTCAGGCTTCTAAGGACAGCTATG GTGCTTACAGGTGAAGCACTGTCAGGTAAACTGCCAATCACGCCTGTAGGTGTGTTAGGTGTTGAACACGTGGGAAAGCCACATGGCCTGGCGGATGGCATCTGTCTCACCTTGCTCTATACACTTGCAATTGGGGAAGACACGCCCCCAGAAAcaactcatgaatattcatggtgCCCAGTAACCAATGAGGAGCTGAGAGCAAGGCTAATTGACACTTGTGTGAATAGCAAATGTATAAAATTCAAAGTGCATTAG
- the LOC136441303 gene encoding cartilage matrix protein-like has protein sequence MRSLLAAVCVLAVVAVQQSSAGPACTPLYRKLCRVSDWSVWSPKDNIFGCSRVFRTRTVIDNPLGSTACCPALREEKEQCGVPTREQTVGAMSAGFLGPLSGDGFRKADGSTGKIDVLFVFDKSGSVREVNFNDAKQNIQNLIEDFPAPVDPDNTRVAAISFSDVDKTRVEFDFNESGSRDEVRAALGSIAYERGWTATATALSLARDNVFQSVAGSRADSAKILFLITDGKSNRGGAPIPVADQLKANDVEMFAFAVGPENQINEDELRSIVSDPVPEHLFYADSFSSMSGVFTDLITILRERFGGGSSFSTSDDEYDYEYGFFRR, from the exons ATGAGGTCGCTGCTCGCCGCGGTGTGTGTTCTGGCTGTCGTAGCCGTTCAACAGTCCTCAGCCGGTCCCGCCTGCACGCCACTGTACAGAAAGTTATGCAGA GTTTCTGATTGGAGCGTCTGGAGCCCGAAGGACAACATCTTCGGCTGCAGTCGGGTCTTCCGGACACGTACGGTGATTGACAACCCGCTGGGGTCCACTGCCTGCTGCCCTGCACTCAGGGAGGAGAAGGAACAAT GCGGTGTGCCCACCCGAGAGCAGACAGTCGGAGCCATGTCCGCAGGTTTCCTGGGCCCTCTCAGCGGAGACGGCTTCCGCAAGGCTGACGGGTCTACTGGGAAAATCGACGTGTTGTTCGTCTTCGACAAGAGCGGCAGCGTCAGGGAAGTGAACTTCAACGACGCCAAGCAGAACATTCAG AACCTGATTGAGGACTTCCCTGCCCCCGTGGACCCAGATAACACCCGTGTGGCCGCCATCTCCTTCTCAGACGTGGACAAGACCCGTGTGGAGTTCGACTTCAACGAGAGCGGCAGTCGTGACGAAGTCAGGGCCGCTCTGGGCAGCATCGCTTACGAAC GAGGATGGACTGCCACCGCCACCGCTCTGAGCCTGGCCCGTGATAACGTCTTCCAGTCCGTGGCCGGTTCTCGTGCCGACTCCGCCAAGATCCTCTTCCTCATCACTGACGGCAAGTCCAACCGCGGAGGGGCGCCCATCCCCGTGGCCGATCAGCTCAAGGCCAACG ACGTTGAGATGTTCGCGTTCGCCGTGGGGCCTGAGAACCAGATTAACGAGGACGAGCTGCGCAGCATAGTCTCGGACCCCGTCCCGGAACACCTGTTCTACGCCGACAGCTTCTCCTCCATGTCCGGCGTCTTCACCGACCTCATCACCATCCTCAGGGAGAGATTCGGAG GAGGCTCCTCGTTTTCGACTTCGGATGATGAGTACGATTACGAATACGGCTTCTTCCGTCGGTGA